TTCGAGTCAGGCGCCGCAGCCCGGCGACTCGCTGACAATCGCCGGTTACGGCAGCGGCTCGTATCGCGCCGTGACGGGTCAATGCACGCAATACGTTTCGCCCGGCGGCAATCAGCCGTTCGAGATGATCGAGCTATCGGCGCCGGCGCGAAACGGCGACTCGGGCGGGCCAATCCTGAACAACCGCGGCGAGTTGGCCGGCACACTTTTTGGCTCGGCCTTCGGACGCACCACGGGCAGCTACTGCGGCCGTGTGCGTTGGTTCCTCGATTTGGCGAGCGGCGATTTCCAACGCATTTCGTCGCAGGCGATGCTCGCCCAGCAATCGCGCGGCAATGCGGCCCCCGTAGCGGCAATCAATTATGCTGGGTCGCCTGCCGTCAACTCTCCTCTCCCTGTGGGAGCGGGATACACTAGCTCCTCTCGCCCGATTGCGGGAGAGGGGCCAACTCGCTCCCCTCTCCCTTTGGGAGAGGGGCAAGGGGTGAGGGCAGCCGGCACGACCAGCGATTCGCAACTGCTAGCCTGTTCCTCGAATTCTTCGTCTCTATCGCCCGTCCCCGTGTTATCACCCACTGTGGGTTCAGGGCAAGTGTCTTCCGCGCCAATCGCTTCACTTCCTGCCCTGCCCGTCGGCCCATTGCCACGCACCGACCAGATCAAAGCGATTCTTGCCCTGATCGGCGTGATTGCCGTCCTCTATCACGCGCTGCGTTTCCTCGGCTGGGCAGTGGGGTAACAGAATGGGATACACAATACCCCATATTGACGGGGCCCCTGGCGGCGTAGGCTTTCAGGTGGAGTCGCAAGTCATGATTGGCCCAGAACAAATCGCCGAGATCATTGATTGCATCGTGCAAGAGCTTGCGCCGGAGAAAATCATTCTCTTCGGCAGTCATGCGCGAGGAGAAGCTCGCGAGGATAGCGACGTCGATCTTCTGGTTGTTGCGGAGACGGATTTACCGCTGCGACCGGTTTCCCGCCGTCCGTCGTCTTCTGGCCGATTTCCCGGCGGCGTTCGACGTGTTTTGGAAGACGCCCGACGAGTATGATCGCTGGCGGACTGTCGTCAATCACGTCGTTTACTTCGCCGACAAGTACGGAAGGGTCGTCTATAAACGACAAGACGCACGAAGCGGTGCGGCAGTGGTTGGCTAGGGCACAGGCCGACTGGGGAACGGTTGGATGGAAAAACTTGTCACGGTTGGCACCTTCGATTTTCCTGCCGAGGCGGAAGCCGGTAAGCTCCTTTTGGAACAGCAGGGCATTCAGGCGTTTCTGGCCGACGACAATCTGGTGGGAATGGACTAGTTTCTGTAGGCGGAACACCAAACAAGCTCACACGCTAAACCGAATCAGCAGAATGTCGTCGTCTTTGACAACATAATCTTTCGGCTCTTGCCGCATCAGACGCTCGGCCTTTACGTCACGCTCGCTGCCGAGACGAACCAAGTCGCTACAGGTCATCACTTCGGCGCGGATGAAGCCGCGGGCCAAGTCGGTGTGAATGCCGCCGGCCGCCTCCAACGCCGTTCCGCCTTCACGCAAAAGCCACGTGCGAACTTCCGGCTCGCCGGCGGTAAAGAAAGTCGTTTGCCGCGAGGTTTTCAGCAGTGTGCGGATGATGTGGTCGCGGTCGGTGCCCACCAGCCCCATCTCCCGCTCGAATTCCGCCCTATCCTCGGGCGTCATCTTCGAGAGTTCCAATTCCAACCCGGCCGGTACGGCCATCACGGGAATC
Above is a window of Actinomycetota bacterium DNA encoding:
- a CDS encoding serine protease; the encoded protein is MLTLAIVAASTATAQTFYTPAPTFSGPHPAVVRIVVPERDGTAYGSGALVAINDSSGLVVTNWHVVRDAAGPITVLFPDGFRSGAYLLRTDRDWDLAALAIRRPNVQPINLSSQAPQPGDSLTIAGYGSGSYRAVTGQCTQYVSPGGNQPFEMIELSAPARNGDSGGPILNNRGELAGTLFGSAFGRTTGSYCGRVRWFLDLASGDFQRISSQAMLAQQSRGNAAPVAAINYAGSPAVNSPLPVGAGYTSSSRPIAGEGPTRSPLPLGEGQGVRAAGTTSDSQLLACSSNSSSLSPVPVLSPTVGSGQVSSAPIASLPALPVGPLPRTDQIKAILALIGVIAVLYHALRFLGWAVG
- a CDS encoding DUF933 domain-containing protein → TLKLVLAAMEAGQPLRESNMTDEQQKVTRAFRLLSEKPRLVIVNTADDEADPARFTSLSTPEIPVMAVPAGLELELSKMTPEDRAEFEREMGLVGTDRDHIIRTLLKTSRQTTFFTAGEPEVRTWLLREGGTALEAAGGIHTDLARGFIRAEVMTCSDLVRLGSERDVKAERLMRQEPKDYVVKDDDILLIRFSV
- a CDS encoding nucleotidyltransferase domain-containing protein; protein product: MESQVMIGPEQIAEIIDCIVQELAPEKIILFGSHARGEAREDSDVDLLVVAETDLPLRPVSRRPSSSGRFPGGVRRVLEDARRV